DNA sequence from the Thermodesulfobacteriota bacterium genome:
TTGTATATATTTTAGGGGCTACTACTTCCCAGAAGGGTAAAAAAATCACACAAATAAAGGCTCTTTTCGTCAACCCTGTAACGTTTTTTGTCACTGATTCGATATCTTATCGGCCTGATCTGGGTCAAATAAACACCGGGCCTGAGCAAAACCTAGGTACATTTGGCTTAAACGCCTATTCCTATTCTTTAGTTCAAATGATACCCATATATGAGTCATTAATGATAAATTACTTAATGATAGTAGATAGATAGTGATATTTCCAGGGATTCCCCGGTTACCTGGCCAATTTTGGCCCGCTATTATCTTAGTTTAGTGGAAACTAGCCGATAAAAACCGAGCAAGAGTGACTCCTTACCTACAATTTTCAAATAGGTGCTAATTAATAGATGGCACGTATTTTGCTGATTTTAGCAGAGCAGAATCCTATTCTGTATAAAATTTAGGGAGGGCGATTATGGGAGTCCCTATACTTGTCGTTACATTAGGCTCAAAAATAGTCGAAAGGAAAAAACTTGACCAGGAGGTTATCTCCATAGGGAGGGCACAGGAGAACGATATTGTCATAAACAACCTCTCTGTTTCCAGATACCACGCGGTTATTTACAACAAAGGCGGCCGGGTGGTCATCAAAGACCTAGCCAGCGCAAACGGTACATTCGTAAACGGCTCGAAAATCGACGAAAGTGAATTATGGATCGGGGATGCAGTGCTCATTGGAAAGCATCTGATCAAATTCAGCCGCGACGAGGAATCAAGGACTGAGGACCGCGTCGCATTTCAAGATGAGGGCGGCACGGTTATGGTAGATGCCCGAACCCAGGAAAAACTTCTAGAGAGACTGAAAAACGACCCATTCAAAGCGGCCAGGTTAATACTGTCCGACGGCCGGGAAGTCGAGATTAATAGCGATTACTTCACCGTAGGTAAGGGAAACGGTTCTAACCTGAAGATAGACGGATTTTTCATAAAAAACCCCCATGCAAAGATCATCAAGCTGCCCGACGGTTCGTACAGGATAATCAGTATGGGCTCCTTTCTAAGGCCGAGCACCGTCAACGGAAATAAGGTCAAGGAGAGGGTACTTAGAGACGGAGACATAATTAAAATAGGCGGGAATGAGATGATGTTTGTCCTGTCTAGAAAATAAGCTTAAAACATGGAAGAAAACGACAAATATCTGGCCATAAGCTGCCTTAGCGACGTAGGTAGGAAAAGGGAGAATAACGAGGACTCATTCCTGTACATCAGGTTAAGCGGAGAAGACGGGCATTCCGGCTACCTTATGGCAGTAGCAGATGGCATGGGTGGGCATCAGGCCGGGGAAGTGGCCAGCCGCCGTTTGGTCGACGTCTTAAAAGAGTATGTCGCTTCTAACCCGGTCGAAGATAACAACATCCCCAAGCTTCTAAAAGATGCAATAACCGAGGCCAACCGTTCCATATACGAGACGGCTGGCAAAACCCCTGAACTCAAGGGCATGGGAACGACTTGTACTGCATTGGTTTTGGCCCAGGGAAGGGCAAACATAGCCCATGTTGGGGATAGTCGTGCGTACCTGGTGAGGAGGTACAAGGCTAGGAAGCTGACCAAAGACCACACTGTAGCAGAGCGAATGATGGAATCAGGGATTATGTCCCCAGAAGAGGCCAAGATTTGCCCAGAGCGAAACATACTTTTACGGGCAGTCGGTACGAATTCCGACGTGGAGGTGGATTTGGTCCCTCCGATAGACATTATTCCAGGCGACGTTTTGGTGCTATGCTCGGACGGCCTCACCGAGTTCGTGGAAGAAGACGAGATTGCAGAGATAGTAAACCTATATCCACCGGGTAGGGCTTGCCAGGTAATGATTAATATGGCCAATAATCGCGGCGGGACAGACAACATCACGGTTCTGGTAGTACAAGTTTTAGGAAGTTCCATAGGCACATCTCGAATAGTATCCGGCATAAAGAGTCTCTTTGACCGAATCAAATGACCGGATATGCTCAGTTGCTCAAGGAATCTCATTTATGACAAGAATAATCGGCAAAACCATAGGCAACTACAGGATAACCGAAGAGATCGGACACGGCGGCATGGGCCGGGTTTATAAGGGAATCCATATGACTCTAGACCGTGTAGCCGCCATAAAGATGATTAACCCCGGTCTGCTGGGCGACCTGGAAGTTATAAACAGATTCTACAAAGAAGCCAAAATCCAGGCTCAATTGAATCATCCTAACATAGTCACCGTGTATGATTTTCTGGAAGTAGAAAGCGGGTACTTCATAGTCATGGAATACGTTCACGGAGAGAGTCTTGGAAAGATACTCTGGGAGCATGGCCCACTGGGGACTCCGGTAGCAATTTCCGTGTTTAAACAGATTCTCGATGGAATTGGTTACGCCCACTCAAAGGGAGTCATACATAGAGATATAAAGCCCAACAATTTTCTCTTGACCCCGAGCCTGGTGAAGATCACCGATTTCGGCATCGCCCAGATCATATGCGACACCGGGTTAAATGCAAACGAAGGTGTTGTAGGAACGCCGAAATATATGTCTCCTGAGCAAATCCTTGGGGAAAAAACCGACCATAGGTCGGATATATACTCTCTAGGAATCACTTTATACGAGATGCTTGCTGGTCGTGTTCCCTTCGGCGGTGATTCGGACTCAGATTATGAAATAAAAAGGGGGCATATCGAGCTTCCCCCTCCTCCCCTCTCCAGAATAAAACCAGACATACCCGGGGAACTTGAAAACATAGTCTTCAGGGCGCTGGCAAAAAGGCCCGAGGAGAGATTTCAATCAATCGACGAGTTTTTCCTTGCTCTTGAAAAACTGAAGGACAGTAAAAAGGATTCGTTAGTCAGAGATTTGGAATCACTCCATTTATTCGAGAAAGATTCGATTAAAGGCCCAGAAGAAGGGAATCCGGCGGAAGAACCCTACAGCGAGGAAGAATTTGAAGAAATCGGCATGATTAGCAGTACATCCTATCCTAATCTTTTACTGTCCATCTATCGTGAAAAGAAAAGCGGCTTTTTGGTAGTCGATTCCGAGATAAAACTCAAGATTTATTTCCTGGAAGGAGTGATAGTCTTCGTCGAGGGGCAGGATTATAGACTCACCTTGGGAGAAATATTGGTCAGTAAAGCCAAAATCACCAAGGCTGATCGGGAAAAAGCTTTAAGCTTTGCCCATGACACCGGCCTGAAGATAGGGGAAGCGCTCATCAAACTTGGAAAAATCACCCCGCACGAGCTTAATAGCACGCTTGAATCCCAGCTCAAGGAAAAGTTGATAAGCGGATTTAAATGTGAGGTGGGCTTTTATGGATTCAAACACACCAGCAATTTCACTTTTGAAGCAACATATAAGATCAACCCGATACAAGTTATCTACGAGGGAGTAAGTCGCATCATTAAAAACGGCCAAATTCCACATAACTCCTTTTACGACATGAACTCCTCCGTAATTCCATGCCCGGATATGGGAGAGGAGCTGAAAAAGTTGATTTTTAACTCCCCGAGAGAGTTAAAGCTGGCCAACCTTCTCCGAGAAGAGCTCACCCTGAAAAGCATAATTTCAGCGAGCCCACTCAATGCCAGCGATACCTTAAGGTTCTTATATTTTCTATACCTAGC
Encoded proteins:
- a CDS encoding FHA domain-containing protein; this encodes MGVPILVVTLGSKIVERKKLDQEVISIGRAQENDIVINNLSVSRYHAVIYNKGGRVVIKDLASANGTFVNGSKIDESELWIGDAVLIGKHLIKFSRDEESRTEDRVAFQDEGGTVMVDARTQEKLLERLKNDPFKAARLILSDGREVEINSDYFTVGKGNGSNLKIDGFFIKNPHAKIIKLPDGSYRIISMGSFLRPSTVNGNKVKERVLRDGDIIKIGGNEMMFVLSRK
- a CDS encoding Stp1/IreP family PP2C-type Ser/Thr phosphatase, giving the protein MEENDKYLAISCLSDVGRKRENNEDSFLYIRLSGEDGHSGYLMAVADGMGGHQAGEVASRRLVDVLKEYVASNPVEDNNIPKLLKDAITEANRSIYETAGKTPELKGMGTTCTALVLAQGRANIAHVGDSRAYLVRRYKARKLTKDHTVAERMMESGIMSPEEAKICPERNILLRAVGTNSDVEVDLVPPIDIIPGDVLVLCSDGLTEFVEEDEIAEIVNLYPPGRACQVMINMANNRGGTDNITVLVVQVLGSSIGTSRIVSGIKSLFDRIK
- a CDS encoding serine/threonine-protein kinase → MTRIIGKTIGNYRITEEIGHGGMGRVYKGIHMTLDRVAAIKMINPGLLGDLEVINRFYKEAKIQAQLNHPNIVTVYDFLEVESGYFIVMEYVHGESLGKILWEHGPLGTPVAISVFKQILDGIGYAHSKGVIHRDIKPNNFLLTPSLVKITDFGIAQIICDTGLNANEGVVGTPKYMSPEQILGEKTDHRSDIYSLGITLYEMLAGRVPFGGDSDSDYEIKRGHIELPPPPLSRIKPDIPGELENIVFRALAKRPEERFQSIDEFFLALEKLKDSKKDSLVRDLESLHLFEKDSIKGPEEGNPAEEPYSEEEFEEIGMISSTSYPNLLLSIYREKKSGFLVVDSEIKLKIYFLEGVIVFVEGQDYRLTLGEILVSKAKITKADREKALSFAHDTGLKIGEALIKLGKITPHELNSTLESQLKEKLISGFKCEVGFYGFKHTSNFTFEATYKINPIQVIYEGVSRIIKNGQIPHNSFYDMNSSVIPCPDMGEELKKLIFNSPRELKLANLLREELTLKSIISASPLNASDTLRFLYFLYLAGLVEIPSKNAPAKNTKQPKDINLTYDKTQILTEQEIERLTEQASLRERLRKH